The following proteins are co-located in the Camelina sativa cultivar DH55 chromosome 12, Cs, whole genome shotgun sequence genome:
- the LOC104733670 gene encoding uncharacterized protein LOC104733670 codes for MTDTIVTNNQTLLHVNMTNVTKLTQTNFLMWKLQVRALVDGHGLIGHLDGSCQIPPSTITTNDVVSENPAYVAWKRQDQLVYSALLGSISLTVQPLLSRTTMASEIWSTLADTFAKPSRGHVQQIKDQLKAWTKGNRTIDEYLQGLTTWFDTLASLGKPLEHDDQIEIILDGLPEDYRPVIDQIEARDVSPTIAYVHERLRNREAKLLSKAAPSIHPVTANVAMQRHNNNSRGGSSNRNRSNNNNSTQSASHNSSSRSDQRSYRPYLGKCQYCNVQGHSARRCPQLQHLSSSSGLQQRTLSLLGSLGRILL; via the coding sequence ATGACCGATACTATCGTTACCAACAACCAAACTCTTCTTCACGTCAATATGACGAACGTGACCAAACTCACTCAAACCAACTTTCTCATGTGGAAGCTTCAAGTTCGGGCTTTGGTCGATGGCCATGGTCTCATTGGGCATCTGGATGGTTCTTGCCAGATCCCGCCGTCCACTATCACCACCAACGATGTCGTCTCTGAAAATCCTGCTTATGTGGCATGGAAGCGACAAGACCAGTTGGTTTATAGTGCCCTCCTTGGCTCTATTTCCCTGACTGTACAACCTCTCCTTTCTCGCACGACCATGGCTTCGGAGATTTGGAGTACCTTGGCAGACACGTTTGCCAAACCCAGCCGTGGTCACGTTCAACAAATAAAGGACCAACTGAAGGCATGGACCAAGGGCAATCGCACGATTGATGAGTATCTCCAAGGGCTTACTACATGGTTTGATACTCTTGCTAGCTTGGGAAAACCCTTGGAGCACGATGACCAGATCGAAATCATCCTTGACGGATTACCGGAAGATTATCGTCCTGTCATCGACCAGATTGAAGCTCGTGATGTCTCTCCCACAATTGCGTATGTTCACGAGCGTTTACGTAACCGTGAAGCTAAACTTCTGTCCAAAGCGGCTCCGTCCATCCATCCTGTCACGGCAAATGTTGCTATGCAGCGGCACAACAACAACTCTAGGGGTGGTTCCTCCAACCGAAATcgctccaacaacaacaactccacCCAGTCCGCCTCCCACAATTCATCCTCGCGATCTGATCAACGGTCGTACCGTCCGTATCTCGGCAAATGTCAGTACTGCAATGTTCAAGGACACTCTGCTCGTCGTTGTCCTCAACTTCAGCACCTTTCGTCCTCCTCTGGCCTCCAACAGCGTACTCTTTCACTCCTTGGCAGCCTCGGGCGAATCTTGCTCTAG